A section of the Carya illinoinensis cultivar Pawnee chromosome 12, C.illinoinensisPawnee_v1, whole genome shotgun sequence genome encodes:
- the LOC122290224 gene encoding phytochrome-interacting ankyrin-repeat protein 2-like has protein sequence MPQEQVGSARRSFSRRRSLRSGVNRDDRGWTLLHIGARKGDVKEVKRLLDEGMDANLAAWGSKSKGVTPLHLAAEGGHLEVMDELLERGANIDARTLGACGWTPLHNAAKERRKEAVKFLIENGAFLAADINDGRFNPPLHYCTGLEWAYDEMVRFRQENSSAGETSSSSES, from the exons ATGCCACAGGAGCAGGTGGGTTCTGCTCGTCGGAGCTTTTCGAGGAGGAGGTCGTTGAGATCTGGTGTAAATAGGGATGATAGAGGATGGACTCTGCTCCATATTGGTGCTCGTAAAGGTGATGTCAAGGAG GTGAAACGACTTCTTGATGAAGGGATGGATGCGAATTTGGCTGCCTGGGGCTCCAAATCAAAAGGAGTGACCCCCCTCCACCTTGCTGCCGAGGGTGGTCACCTTGAGGTTATGGATGAATTGCTAGAACGTGGTGCTAACATTGATGCTAGAACTTTGGGTGCTTGTGGTT GGACACCACTTCACAATGCAGCTAAAGAAAGGAGGAAGGAAGCAGTGAAATTCCTGATAGAGAATGGTGCATTCTTGGCCGCTGACATCAATGACGGCAGATTTAATCCACCCCTCCATTACTGCACTGGTCTTGAGTGGGCTTATGATGAGATGGTGCGCTTTAGGCAAGAGAACTCATCAGCTGGTGAGACTTCCTCCAGCTCAGAGAGCTGA